The genomic interval CCACAGCACAATGTCAGGTAAAATAGTTTTAACCTGTTCTGACTGTTCTGCTGATTCTATCAAACATTCAAACAAATATTTGATTTGTTGAAAAAGATGGCGAGGGGGCATTGCAAAATCTCCCGGAAATGTCATGTAATGAATATGTAAGACAGAAACAGCTCTGTCTCAATGGTTATTCTTATAAACAACGATTGAACAACTGTATTGGCTGATGAAACGACTCAGTGTTATTGATGCGGCATTTCTGGAAATCGAAACTCATGAAAGCCCCATGCATGTTGCGAATTTAATGGTAATGACCATTCCTGAAACACGGGAACAGGAATCTTTTTTAAGGGAATTGCTGGATTCATTTTGTGACTTAGCAAAATCTTCCGCACCTTTCAATCGGAAACTGGCCTCACCTCATTTACTTTCCGGTTGGCCGGCATGGATTGAGGACGATGGACTGGATTTGACGTTTCATATCCGTCGCTCCGCGGTGCCCTTGCCCCATGGCATTCCTGATTGGTCTAAAAACCGATTTTTCTCTGGGAAATACCTCTTTGCATGGACTTTTATATTGTGTTATCCGTCTTACATGCTACTTACCCAGATCTTTTGTGGCATAGACCGTTATCGGTTCCTTTCAAAAGTAGTTGACATTGAAGGGCAAACTGTAAACTAAAATTCAGTCTTTCTAAAAGGAACCCCGTTCACAATAGAAAATAATTTATTACTTGACAGGGATGGCTACATTTTTGCAAACACTCAGTCCATATATTCATCTCGAAACATGACTGATACATGAGGTTCCATGAAAATTACCTTTCTTGGTGTGGGTTCCGCATTCTCAAAGATCAACGCGAACAGCAATCTTTTGGTAGAAAGTGGCAATATCAATATGTTGGTGGACTGTGGTCACACAGCCTCGGCATCCCTGATTCAACACGGGAGATCTATTGCTGATATTTCCAATATTTTTATCACTCATTTGCATGCGGATCATATTGGTGGACTGGAAGAATTTGCGTTCATGACCCGTCTGGTGTTTAAAAAAAGTGTCCAGGTGATGGGAACCTCCTCGATCCTTCATCGACTTTGGAATCACAGTCTCAAAGGTGGTCTGGAATTTATTGAACTCACGCCTGATGACGTGACGCCCCAGGTGATGGAAGATTTTTTTACCCCTCGTTCATTGCCACATAGTCAATGGATCAAACTGGATGATTCCTCTCCTCTGGAAATGTACCTTCATCCAACGAATCATGTGAAACTGATGGAAAGTTATGCGGTGGAACTCCGTGAGGGTGACAAACATGTTCTTTATACCTCAGACACTCGCTTCGATCGTCCCCTGCTGGAAAAATGCATAGATCGCTGCACCTATATTTTTCATGACTGTCAGTTGTTTGACATGGGAGGCAATAATGATCTCGGTGTTCACACGTCCTACAATCAGTTACGGTCTCTTCCAGGCGACATGCGTAAAAAAATGTGGCTTTATCATTATGGGGATGAACCACGCCCAGAAGCCGAAAATGAAGGGTTTGCGGGTTTTGTTTCACAGCTACAGACGTTTGACTTGTAGAAAAAACCTGATTCTTTCCTGCCTTTGTCTCATATATTTGCCTCAATAATTAATCTTCATTGACAGAACGATTGAAAAATCGTTCACTTTAACCTACACTGCACCGTTACCTTGAAAATATTAATCAAATTGAGTCGAACTCATGCCTGACAAACATGATTTTTGGGAAATGATCGAACTTGCCAAAAAAGAACTCAAAACCCAGGCTCAATTTCAGGAGCCTTCCTGGAAATGGGTTCATGAGTTGGATGAGGAAGGTTTTTTTATTTTCTGTTATCTCATCAATGATCTCAACCAGGATGTTCTTTCCCGCGAAATGCTGGAGGAAACCGTCTATACGCTGGTCATGCTGCGGCATAAATTCCTGCCGGACCATATCAAGGAAAAATATGCGCTCAACAGTCGATGGCAACTCCAGATTCTGTTTAATTTGTATGAAAAACTCAAACATCATGAAATGTCGTGGGATCTCTGCCAGCGTTTTGTCGACGAACAACTCGAAGAATTTGTCATGACAACCAGGAACACCAATTGAGTTCTTTTTTTATTTTTTTTCATTTCATGAGCAATCCCCCCTTTTTTATCCTGCAAACACTTGTTATAAAGAAGCACCAGTCTTTCGTTCGCTGGTTTGGCATATCTTTGTAATGAGAATCCATGATAAAAACAGTCTATATTTCAATATGCTTGCTGTGGTGGTGTGTCTTTGCGCCGCTTTTGCCAGCGGCTCCTGCCTTGAATATCCCTGATGCTATTGACCAATCCATTGGTGACTATCTGGAGTTGATGGAAGATCCTGCGGGTGCCTGGACAATTCAGGAGGTCAGCCAGCCTGATCGTCTTTTGCAATTTAAGCCGGCCCTTACGTCATCGCCCAATCTTGGGTTGACCAACGCCACCTACTGGTTACGTTTCAAAGTCAGGTTTCAGCATAATCAGAGTCTGGTTCTCGAAATCAGTTATCCCTTTCTGGATTATGTGGATTTGTTTGTTCCGCAAACCAACGGAACCTTTGAGAAATTTCAGACAGGGGATCAGATGCCGTTTTCGCACAGGCAAATCGAACACCGATTTCTGTTGTTTCATCTCGAAGGACAGACCGGAGAAGAAATTGCCTATTACCTCAGAGTCCAGACGGCCGGAGCCATGACCATTCCTGTCAAATTATGGAGTCCGGAAGCCTTCACTGAAAAAGTGAACAAGGAACAGTATGCGCTGGGGTTTTATTATGGAATCATGGTGGTCATGGCCGTGTATAATCTTTTTCTGTTTTTTGCCATCCGCGACAAGGCCTATCTGTTTTATGTGATGTATATTCTGTTTCTGGTGGTCAGTCTGATGTGCGCGAATGGTTTGGCGTTTGAATATCTCTGGCCTGATTTTCCATTACTGAACAACATCAGTTTGCCAATTTTCATGATCGGCACAGGTATTTTCGGGTTGTCTTTTTTGCAGCACTTTTTGATGACGTCGCTCTATACGCCTGTGATTCATAAAATTCTCAGGATACTTCAAGTGCTATTTGCGCTGGGACTCCTGTTGATGGCCACGATGGGCTACACTGTCACCATCAAATACAATGTGGCGCTGGTCAGTGTCGCTGTGATCCTGGGAATCGTCACCGCGATCCGTTGCTGGCAACAACATCTGGAAACCGCCCGCTATTTTTTGATCGCCTGGGTGATGTTTCTTCTGGGAACCTTCATTTATATGATGAAAGTCATGGGCTATGTTCCGTCATCCTTGTGGACTGAATACGCGCCACAGGTGGGGTCAGTGATTGAAGTGGTCTTGTTGTCACTGGGACTTGCTCACCGGATCCATCTCATGCGCAGAGAAAAGGAGCAGGCTCAGCAGGAAATGGTGTTGAACCAGAAAATCGCCAATGAAACGCTTGAAATGAACGTGCAGGAACGAACCCTGGAATTGCAGAATTCCAATGAGAAATTGTCACATTCCAACCAGATTTTCCGCTCACTTCTTGAAACCAGCGCCTCCATTGCCCAGGCAAAAAAGCTGGAGGATATGTATCACCAGACTTTGAACAGACTGACTCATCTGTATGAAAACCTTGGCTTCGGTATTATTCTGGATGGTGTTAATTCAAGCCAGATTGAATGTGCGGTGTTCGCGGGTATTTCTCCCGAGAAGCAGGAAATACTGCTCGGAAATAATGAAAAACTGTTTGAGTACTGTATTCAATCCATTATCTCGGCATCACAGGATAATACTGAAACCGGAACGGTGCCATACAAGGACTTTTTTTCAGAATTGACCATCATTCCCATGATCGACATCAATGACAATGTGATTGGAAAAATGATCATTGAAGGCACACAACTGGGAAAACATGTCATGGACACAATCATGCTGTTTCTCGACCAGATCACTGCCATTTCGCAAAATCAACTGTTGACCAAAAGACTCGAAAAAATGGCCAACACCGACAGTTTGACCGGAAGCTTCAACCGGGCCTATTTTGACCGGGAATTGTCCAAAGCCATCCGTACCGCTCAAAAATTTCCGGAAATGAGTTTTTCAATTCTCATGATTGATGTGAATGGTCTCAAAGAAATCAATGACCAATATGGCCATCAATCGGGCGATCAGATGATCATTCAGGTGGCAAATCTGCTCTCATCGGTTTGCAGAAAATCTGAAGTGGTGGCCAGAGTGGGCGGTGATGAATTTGTGGTGCTTTGCCTGGGCGCGAACCATCATGGCGCCAACGTATTATTGCAACGCATCCGGGAACATGAACTGAAAAATATCCTCCGGATTCATGATGAAGAAAACCGTGAACAGGAGATTCCAATTCACATGAGTATCGGTGTCTCCTCTTCCGATGAGGCACCTCCTGAGGACATCATGAAAATCGCGGATGCTCGCATGTATGAGGATAAGGAACTGTTTTATTCAACACGCTCCCGTTATCGTTAGTTTGGCGGTCTTTTTTTAAGCCCAAACGGAGGAAGAGGGGCTTGCGGAGGCGGTTTTCAGTCAACACAAAAGGATAGCGGCAGCGATAGGACAAACTGGAAGGGAATATAAGGCGCGGGGGTGTCGGACAACAGTTGAATCCTGATGTCACCGTGATGTTCCTTCAAAAATTTCCTGACGGCATCCATCCCCACGCCCCTGCCGGAAATTTCCGTAACCGTTTTCTGTGTGGAGAGGCCGGACAGAAACACCAGATCGGCCACGGACTGAAGCGACAATTGTTGATGCGAAACAACCAATCCATTTTCCACGGCCTTGTTCCATATTTTTTCCAATGCCAGTCCCCGGCCATCATCCTGACAGACTATTTCCAGATGATCCTGGTTCCGGCGCATTTCGATGCGTATGGTTCCAGTCCTGGGTTTTCCCAGCGCGGTACGTTCCTCCGGTGATTCAATTCCATGATCCATGCTGTTTCTCAGCAGATGCATGAATACATTCTGAAGCAATGCACCGGCCTGCTTGCGCAAAACCAGATCATGATCCAGAATCACGACATCCGGTGTCGCTTTTTCCAGTTCCCTGGCCAATGATTCCAAGGATCGAATTCCGCTTTGCAGGATGCGTTTCAGGGAAATCGCCATAATTCTGGACAGAAAGGAGCGCACCGACCGAATAGCGGTTTCAACCTGTTGCGGATTCCCGCGATCCAGGTTTTCCAGGGTCTGATTCACTCTGGCGATATCCTGTTCCCTGACCATCAGTTCCACGGAATCCTCACCGGATTTGCGACCCAGTTTTTCATCATTGAGTCTGGCGTAATCCTGAATCAGACCATGCGCCACCCGGATCTTTTCCAGCAAGGATTCCCGATTCCATTCCTGTTCAGGATGTTTGCGCAATTCATCGTATTCCTGTTCGGTTTCATGAATCATGTGAGTCACATGATCAAAGCCATAGGTTCGGGCGTTGCCCTTGATGGTATGCATATTTCGGAACAGGGTTTCCAGCAGTTCGGCGGAGGGCGATTCATTGGCACGGATGATTTGTTCGTTTTCCTCCAGGAACCAGAAGGACGATACCAGAAAATTCTGGAAATCCGGCAAGGGCAACGCCAGGATCTGTCCGATCATTTGCAATTCGCGCTGATGTTGATCCGCCTGTTTCTGCAAACTCCGGAGTATTGTGACATCCCGTATGCTCAACAGGATTTTGTCGATTTCATCGTCCTGATTGATGATGGGAGCCCAGGTGAGTTCCAGATGCTTGGTCCTGTTGCCGGGAAATGTTTTGGACAGTTCATGGATAAACAGATGTTCATTGATATGATAATTTCTCAGATCTTCACAAAGACAGGCAATGATCGCGGTTTCCACACGATGAACATCATCGGCTCCCAGGCTGGAGTTTTCGAACAGTATCGTGCGAATATTTCCATAGGCCAGATCGCTGGTTTCGAGAATGGTTTCCAGATATTGGGAATATTCATGGTGGATCTCATAATCATCGGTAATCATCAGGATTCCTTCCGGGAGATTTTCCAGCATGGTCTGAATATCCCGTGTTTTGCCAAGTAGTTGTTCGGTGCGCTGGTCCACCATTTCTTCAAGATGTTCATTCAGTTTCTGGAGATCCCTGACCAGACGCTGATTTTCGACCAGCAGACGTTCCGATGTCAGGAACGCTTTGGAAAACCGGATGGAAAGCAGAAAGGCTTGAATAAATATGAAACCGAACAGGGCAAATGACATCAGAAGCGGGGTCTGGAGGAGTTCCATGGAGGTCAGAATGTCATTGGTGATTCCTCCTGCCAGAAGGAACCAACCGAAAATGAACACCAGGGATCCCTCCCGTTTATGGATGACGGCCCGGGAAATGGCCTGGAAGGAATACACGACCCAGAACAGGGAGAAAACCTGGTAATAAAACAGGGTGTAGGTGTAGATATGACTGAATGTCAGCAGTACAATCAGAACAAACACCGTGGCAATGCCGACCAGTAAGGAATCGATTTTTTTATTGAATTCATGAGGAAACAATTGAGCCATGAACAGGGTGATCATGGGGCCACTGATATAAAACGACAAATATTCCATCTTGCGTCCCACTTCCCAGGGCATCCACGGCAAAGATGTTTGAAACAACCGCTCTCCCACCACCAGGGTTCTACATGCGATCAGGATGCAGAAGATGCCAAAATACAGTGTGGAGCGATCCTTGGGACGCAGGGAAAACAGCCCCAGATGATACATTCCCATGATCAGAAGACTTCCGACCAGAAACAGATCGACAGCAATTCCTTTTTTGTGGATTGTCTGGATCTGATCGTCCCTTCCAAGCAGAATGGAATACCATGGTCCGCCTGCCTGGGTGTGATAATTGGAGATGACCAGCACCAATTCCAGTATCTGGCTCCGCGGCGTGAAAGTGAAAATCTGTGGGTAAAACTGGGGCGAGGCATTTTGCCTGGAGGTTCCCACTGTTCCGGCAGAAGCGATCCGCTGTCCATTCATCCATAACTCATACGCGGTTCCCTGGTCAGGAATCTTGAACGCCATTCGTTCACTTCCGGCAGGAAGCAGAACTTGCAGACGGAAGGTTCCCAGGCCCTCGGAACCAATGGCCTGACCGGACTCCAGAACATATTTGTTCCAGGAGCCGGGTACCCTGAAGAAACCTGTTCTCAGGGGCATTTCCCTGTGGCTCTCATCATGTCCGAGTCGCTGATTCCAGAACAGTTCCCATTGACCATTCAGCTTGACAACGCGCTGTCGCTCAAAGTCCCATCCACGGAGATCCAGAACTCCAGCCACCGCTTCCGGTTGGTATTGGGCCTGAGCGGAGAAGGTGGAAAAAGAGATGTACAAACAACAACATCCCCAAACAAAAAATTGAAGTGAACATTTCCTGAAAATCATAAACTTCTCCCCCGACAGTCTGTTTGATTTTCTGTATCAATGCGAATTAGTGGTTGAAAATTATCTAGAGCTTAGCCGAAAAGGTTTTTGAAAAAATAAATGCATTTTTTTGATAGCGAGCGTTATTTAAAAATAAAGTGATTGGAATATCCACATAAGTTTGAGCAATCTTATCCAAGAGTTGACAAAAACTTTGAGAATTGATGTAGGAGTCATTAGTAATCGTAATCATTTTTTTACTGACAGCATTTAAGGCTCCCAGGACATTCCATCGTTTTCTGCCTGAAGCCGAAGGGAAAAAGAGTTTGGCACAACACCACACATTGAAGTTCTTGAATTTCTTTTTTGCTGAATGCGATAGATATCATAAGACTCTCGATGAAGAAGTGAGGTAATTTTTGTCTTCTTCGAGAATACACAAAAAATGAATTTTTCACCCGTTCAAAGTATAACGTGAAAATCTGTCAGATGCGCGATCCAATCGGTTCAGTCCGTTCGTCGTACCAACCCATAAAGTCCCTTTATGATCTTCGTATAGTGTATTAATTTCACTATAACTTAAACTGTGAAGGTCTTCGGGATTATGGACGTAAACCGTGAATTCATTGCCATCGTATTTATTCAATCCACTATTCGACGCAAACCAGATAAAACCCTGCTTGTCTTGTAAAATTGAGGGGATAAATTTTCCAGACAGTCCATCCTCAGGAGTTAAATGTTCAAACCTCACATGATCATCCGCGGCATTGGCATCTATCTCTATCCAGGTGCAAAAAGATATGAGCAAACTTGCCGTAATTAATCCAATAAACGTTTTCATCTTCATCACTGTGCCTTTTTTGGATTTGGAGCATTTCTTTCCCAAATATCTCCTTATGAGATGGCAACAATTATTGTCAAGGGACAATAACTTTGTCTCTTACACACTTTTGATGAAGATAACATACAGGTTATGAATGACCTGCTGATTTAAAGAAGCGGATTCAGGAAGTCAGCATGGCACGGGAATCCGAACTGTTCATCGGCGTGTTTCCTCTTTCAACTTTGTCGTGTATGCGTTAAAGCATGAGTATATTTCATATTGGCCCCTAGGAGACCCATGCTTGTTTTTGATACGCTGTCTTTTTATCACCGCCTGGAAAAATCCGGTTTCACCAAAGACCAGGCTGAGATTGTCACGGAACTGGTTAGGGAAACTCAGGAAAAATCCTTTGAATCCCCCTGTGAAAACCTCGCTACCAAACAGGAACTACAGCAAACTGAACATCGTCTTGAACTCAGGATTGAGCAAACGAAACAGGAACTTCAGAATGAAATTCATCAAACCAAATTTGACCTGATCAAGTGGATGGTCACGCTTCTGCTGGCACAGACCGGCATCCTCGCGGCACTCGTCAAGCTCCTTTGAACCACTTGTACAGATTCACTCAACTATTGTCGGATAAAGTCTTTTCAATTTGATTCGTGCATCCTCTATGGTGAAACGCCAATTCATATCCTAAGCCTGAAAAAAGGCGATGCAGAGCAAGTTTAATCCATCTTTATGTTCATCTCCATGTCATCTATTGATTATTCCAAACACACAACCGCCTTGCTTCAAAAACTGCAATATCCTGAATTTTCTCCGGTTCTGCCCTTTGTGACAGGTTGGTCACAGACATTGGCCGGACGGTATTGGCCCCAGTTCAGCGAAATTCCTTATGACAACGCCCATGAACTTGAATTACCGGATGGCGATCGGCTCATGATCATGGAAAACCGACCCGTATCCTGGCAACAGGGCGACCGGATTGTGGTTCTGATTCATGGACTCACAGGCTGTTATCAATCACGCTACATGATCAGGCTTTGCCGTTTGTTCATGGCTGAAGGGTGGCTGGTTATCCGGGTAAATCTTCGAGGATGCGGTCCTGGCGCCGGAATGGCCCGTAACATTTATCACAGCGGACGCAGTGAAGACAGCCGTGCCGTATTAAACTGGCTGGCCGGGATGTTTCCTGATTCACCAACCACCCTGATCGGTTTTTCTCTGGGAGGCAATCTTTCATTGAAAATGGCCGGTGAAGATGGTGATTCGCCATCCGGCAATATGGATAGTCTGATGGCTGTGTCGCCTCCGGTGAATCTGGCCCTCAGTTGTGAAATTCTGAGAGAACCTCGCAATCAGTTGTTTGATCAGCATTTTGTCGCTGAACTCCGTGAACATGTCCATCAACTTCAGCAGTGTTTTCCTGACCTGCCAAAAACGGAGTTGCCTTCCTATCTCACCGTTTATACCTTTGACGACCGTTACACTGCACCTCGTAACGGATTTCACGATGCCCTGGATTATTATCAGCGTTCCAGTTCCGGACCTCTACTGGAAAAAATACGGGTGCCCACGTTGATCTTGTGTTCCATGGATGATCCGGTCATTCATGGTGAAAGCATGCTTGAATATCTGGACATCCCCGGCCTGGATCTGGTGCTGACCAAACATGGCGGTCATGTCGGCTTTGTGGGGCGTTCCGGTCATGATTCCGGATTCCGCTGGATGGATGGCTTGCTTCTTCGCTGGTTGCAACGGCACCATGCACAATGTCATCAACTTAAGCATTCTGAATGGTACTGTGTATCAATTCCCCCTTGGTTTAAGGGGGTTGGGGGATGTAATTCTGATCGTTAAATCCCCCATGCCCCCTTTGAAAAGGGGGATTTTCTCGGTGGTAATTGCTTAAACTGACGACATTGCATCATGCCCCGAGGCTGAACTCACGATTTAACAGGAGTATGGAATATCAAAAACTCAAATAATGGTGAACATGGACAAACCTGAATGATTCTGTTAGAGTGTGGCCCACTTCAAATAAACGCTCTCGACTGAGGAAAAACTATGAAAAACTATGATGTGATTGTGATTGGCGGTGGACACGCAGGATATGAGGCGGCATTGGCCGCGTCACGGATGGGCGTAGAAACCCTGTTGCTGTCCATGTCCAAAGATACCATCGCGCAAATGTCCTGCAACCCGGCCATTGGTGGTGTGGGAAAAGGCCATCTGGTTAAAGAAATTGACGCTCTTGGTGGTGAAATGGGTATGGCCGCCGATGAAACAGGCATTCAGTTTCGGGTTCTCAACAGTTCCAAAGGGCCTGCGACCAGGGGTTCCCGCTGTCAATCGGAAATGTATGAATACAAAATCAGAATCCGGCAGGTTCTGGAAGCACAGTCCTGTTTGACTTTGGCGGAAGGTCTGGCGGATGATCTGCTGTTTGAAGGACAGCGTGTTATCGGCGTAAGAACCGCCGCCGGTGCAGAATATCTGGGTGCCGCCATCATCATGACGACCGGCACGTTTCTCAATGGCTTGATCCATCGAGGGACTGAACGGGTGGAAGCCGGCAGGATCAATGAGCCTC from SAR324 cluster bacterium carries:
- a CDS encoding ribonuclease Z, with the translated sequence MKITFLGVGSAFSKINANSNLLVESGNINMLVDCGHTASASLIQHGRSIADISNIFITHLHADHIGGLEEFAFMTRLVFKKSVQVMGTSSILHRLWNHSLKGGLEFIELTPDDVTPQVMEDFFTPRSLPHSQWIKLDDSSPLEMYLHPTNHVKLMESYAVELREGDKHVLYTSDTRFDRPLLEKCIDRCTYIFHDCQLFDMGGNNDLGVHTSYNQLRSLPGDMRKKMWLYHYGDEPRPEAENEGFAGFVSQLQTFDL
- a CDS encoding Hpt domain-containing protein, which produces MYISFSTFSAQAQYQPEAVAGVLDLRGWDFERQRVVKLNGQWELFWNQRLGHDESHREMPLRTGFFRVPGSWNKYVLESGQAIGSEGLGTFRLQVLLPAGSERMAFKIPDQGTAYELWMNGQRIASAGTVGTSRQNASPQFYPQIFTFTPRSQILELVLVISNYHTQAGGPWYSILLGRDDQIQTIHKKGIAVDLFLVGSLLIMGMYHLGLFSLRPKDRSTLYFGIFCILIACRTLVVGERLFQTSLPWMPWEVGRKMEYLSFYISGPMITLFMAQLFPHEFNKKIDSLLVGIATVFVLIVLLTFSHIYTYTLFYYQVFSLFWVVYSFQAISRAVIHKREGSLVFIFGWFLLAGGITNDILTSMELLQTPLLMSFALFGFIFIQAFLLSIRFSKAFLTSERLLVENQRLVRDLQKLNEHLEEMVDQRTEQLLGKTRDIQTMLENLPEGILMITDDYEIHHEYSQYLETILETSDLAYGNIRTILFENSSLGADDVHRVETAIIACLCEDLRNYHINEHLFIHELSKTFPGNRTKHLELTWAPIINQDDEIDKILLSIRDVTILRSLQKQADQHQRELQMIGQILALPLPDFQNFLVSSFWFLEENEQIIRANESPSAELLETLFRNMHTIKGNARTYGFDHVTHMIHETEQEYDELRKHPEQEWNRESLLEKIRVAHGLIQDYARLNDEKLGRKSGEDSVELMVREQDIARVNQTLENLDRGNPQQVETAIRSVRSFLSRIMAISLKRILQSGIRSLESLARELEKATPDVVILDHDLVLRKQAGALLQNVFMHLLRNSMDHGIESPEERTALGKPRTGTIRIEMRRNQDHLEIVCQDDGRGLALEKIWNKAVENGLVVSHQQLSLQSVADLVFLSGLSTQKTVTEISGRGVGMDAVRKFLKEHHGDIRIQLLSDTPAPYIPFQFVLSLPLSFCVD
- a CDS encoding diguanylate cyclase, which codes for MIKTVYISICLLWWCVFAPLLPAAPALNIPDAIDQSIGDYLELMEDPAGAWTIQEVSQPDRLLQFKPALTSSPNLGLTNATYWLRFKVRFQHNQSLVLEISYPFLDYVDLFVPQTNGTFEKFQTGDQMPFSHRQIEHRFLLFHLEGQTGEEIAYYLRVQTAGAMTIPVKLWSPEAFTEKVNKEQYALGFYYGIMVVMAVYNLFLFFAIRDKAYLFYVMYILFLVVSLMCANGLAFEYLWPDFPLLNNISLPIFMIGTGIFGLSFLQHFLMTSLYTPVIHKILRILQVLFALGLLLMATMGYTVTIKYNVALVSVAVILGIVTAIRCWQQHLETARYFLIAWVMFLLGTFIYMMKVMGYVPSSLWTEYAPQVGSVIEVVLLSLGLAHRIHLMRREKEQAQQEMVLNQKIANETLEMNVQERTLELQNSNEKLSHSNQIFRSLLETSASIAQAKKLEDMYHQTLNRLTHLYENLGFGIILDGVNSSQIECAVFAGISPEKQEILLGNNEKLFEYCIQSIISASQDNTETGTVPYKDFFSELTIIPMIDINDNVIGKMIIEGTQLGKHVMDTIMLFLDQITAISQNQLLTKRLEKMANTDSLTGSFNRAYFDRELSKAIRTAQKFPEMSFSILMIDVNGLKEINDQYGHQSGDQMIIQVANLLSSVCRKSEVVARVGGDEFVVLCLGANHHGANVLLQRIREHELKNILRIHDEENREQEIPIHMSIGVSSSDEAPPEDIMKIADARMYEDKELFYSTRSRYR
- a CDS encoding alpha/beta fold hydrolase, with the translated sequence MSSIDYSKHTTALLQKLQYPEFSPVLPFVTGWSQTLAGRYWPQFSEIPYDNAHELELPDGDRLMIMENRPVSWQQGDRIVVLIHGLTGCYQSRYMIRLCRLFMAEGWLVIRVNLRGCGPGAGMARNIYHSGRSEDSRAVLNWLAGMFPDSPTTLIGFSLGGNLSLKMAGEDGDSPSGNMDSLMAVSPPVNLALSCEILREPRNQLFDQHFVAELREHVHQLQQCFPDLPKTELPSYLTVYTFDDRYTAPRNGFHDALDYYQRSSSGPLLEKIRVPTLILCSMDDPVIHGESMLEYLDIPGLDLVLTKHGGHVGFVGRSGHDSGFRWMDGLLLRWLQRHHAQCHQLKHSEWYCVSIPPWFKGVGGCNSDR
- a CDS encoding DUF1640 domain-containing protein, translated to MLVFDTLSFYHRLEKSGFTKDQAEIVTELVRETQEKSFESPCENLATKQELQQTEHRLELRIEQTKQELQNEIHQTKFDLIKWMVTLLLAQTGILAALVKLL